From the genome of Alosa alosa isolate M-15738 ecotype Scorff River chromosome 20, AALO_Geno_1.1, whole genome shotgun sequence, one region includes:
- the LOC125285503 gene encoding apolipoprotein A-IV-like — protein MKQLVLLALTLFVGCHCESDALNRKPLKIQLELRKDIFLDYIRKSVNIHESTLENLGKIDLGQEINTKVSHTADAINQYIETLHSQVTPLTQDLLAKLSQDAEQLKARVEKDLDAMKTHLGLYAEEIRLEMERQMEEMRRDTRPHRETLQSGTVRSMLLETAEEMRGGLEKSVAELQAQLEAEADDMKRTMDRYLQGLKESTVPVVEKLKSQMTEAGQTLQQTFVSFGTELGENLKNQFISFWQSQQN, from the exons ATGAAACAGTTGGTTCTTCTGGCCTTAACCCTGTTTGTGG GGTGCCACTGCGAAAGCGACGCACTGAACAGGAAACCTCTCAAGATCCAACTTGAGCTCAGAAAAGACATTTTCTTGGATTACATCAGAAAGTCAGTGAATATCCATGAATCGACTCTCGAGAATCTTGGAAAAATAGACCTTGGACAAGAGATCAA caCAAAGGTGTCTCATACCGCTGACGCAATCAATCAATACATTGAGACTCTGCACAGCCAGGTGACTCCTCTGACTCAGGACTTGCTGGCCAAGCTATCCCAGGATGCCGAGCAACTGAAAGCCCGTGTGGAGAAGGACCTGGACGCCATGAAGACCCATCTGGGGCTCTACGCTGAGGAGATCAGGCTGGAGATGGAGCGGCagatggaggagatgaggagggacACCAGACCCCACCGGGAGACGCTCCAGTCGGGGACGGTGAGGAGCATGCTGCTCGAGACGGCCGAGGAGATGAGGGGCGGACTGGAGAAGAGTGTGGCCGAGCTGCAGGCCCAGCTGGAGGCTGAGGCCGACGACATGAAGCGCACGATGGACCGCTACCTGCAGGGCCTGAAGGAGAGCACCGTGCCCGTGGTGGAGAAGCTCAAAAGCCAGATGACCGAGGCAGGGCAGACCCTCCAGCAGACCTTTGTTAGCTTTGGAACAGAGCTGGGAGAGAACCTGAAGAACCAATTCATTTCCTTCTGGCAGTCTCAACAAAACTAG
- the LOC125285381 gene encoding apolipoprotein Eb-like: MKVVAVIVALTVLSGCNGWYLQDPPKETWELAVDRFWEYVADINTRAEEMKKTIESSQLSDDMDKIIKDVMGDLNMYRDDLQNKLGPFAQDAAEKLGQDMTLLGNKLRDHLNEAKGRAAEYTVEMQSMAEQNADEVASRMRIYLRKLKKRLGKDTEEIRNKMDTYFGELQSRTNEHVESMRERLEPYLNDLLQRGQQKAESIGQMVMTQAEGVREKLEVVAIDLKQQLEKTSENLRSTLEAKWGELSTWFQPFATEIQVNLKSFM; the protein is encoded by the exons ATGAAGGTTGTAGCAGTGATTGTTGCTCTAACAGTCCTCTCCG GCTGCAATGGCTGGTACTTACAGGACCCGCCAAAGGAGACATGGGAGCTGGCTGTCGACCGCTTCTGGGAGTATGTGGCGGACATCAATACCAGAGCTGAGGAGATGAAAAAGACCATTGAGAGCTCTCAGCTCAGCGACGACATGGA CAAAATCATCAAGGATGTCATGGGAGACCTGAATATGTACCGAGATGACCTCCAAAACAAGCTGGGGCCTTTTGCCCAGGATGCGGCTGAAAAGCTGGGTCAAGACATGACACTGCTGGGCAACAAACTGCGCGACCACCTGAACGAGGCCAAAGGCAGGGCAGCAGAGTACACTGTAGAGATGCAGAGCATGGCAGAGCAGAACGCCGACGAGGTGGCCAGCCGGATGAGGATCTATCTCCGCAAGCTGAAGAAACGCTTGGGCAAAGACACAGAGGAGATCCGCAA CAAAATGGACACCTATTTTGGTGAGTTGCAGTCTCGCACCAACGAGCATGTTGAATCTATGCGTGAGCGCCTGGAGCCCTACCTGAACGACCTTCTCCAGCGTGGACAGCAGAAGGCCGAATCTATCGGCCAGATGGTGATGACCCAGGctgagggtgtgagagagaagctGGAGGTCGTAGCCATCGACCTCAAGCAGCAGCTGGAGAAGACCTCCGAGAACCTGCGCTCCACCCTAGAGGCCAAGTGGGGCGAGCTGAGCACATGGTTCCAGCCATTTGCCACCGAGATTCAGGTCAACCTGAAATCCTTCATGTAG